The following are from one region of the Stigmatella ashevillena genome:
- a CDS encoding response regulator, whose translation MSKRILIVESDTTLSATLREALDSRGFGVDETADGKGCVEQIRRDRPDLVVLAVDLSGGQNGYLICGKLKKDDDLKNVPIVIIGNPDGFAAHRKLRAHADEYVAKPVDSELLVERVGALIGFPDTVMGEVVENEGLTLDGLADEPMSDDEPIVTGESAEEIAVEEASSSSGEELDMLDAAFNDMSDGGVPEDEEPVVAPVDSEGEEDLSSLDNLGMDSEDALDALGDEADEKTQIGFLSPLHEPEIVTPKPTAPAPRPAPVATAPVPARVSSPAAPVTSAADAAELRNLRAKVAELQSALEDAQSQTSSAEGRVQELESQLETQTTELETARASAGKNDKDTFALRDAVNKKDKEILRLKSELNLREQEKDREISRIKGELTQKEHDFVELQDKQLELERQTTDSAAELARRDAQIKTLTTKADQLAADRKKVDQQLLAAKEEARGATSKLTALQAEVDSHQEQQSAAQAELEELRGRTDQLEASLQAAQGESEELRGQLEASRQEASDVQGQLEQAQSELSSQAAQAAEETEGLRKRISELEEAAVRSEERVTKLYSRIKNDEKLRERAKKALGIAQQLLDEPSSSLDEAAA comes from the coding sequence ATGTCCAAGAGAATCCTGATTGTCGAAAGTGACACCACCCTTTCCGCGACCCTGCGTGAGGCCTTGGACTCCCGGGGCTTTGGGGTGGACGAGACGGCCGACGGCAAGGGATGCGTGGAGCAGATCCGCAGAGATCGCCCGGACCTGGTGGTGCTGGCGGTGGATCTGTCCGGCGGACAGAACGGCTACCTCATCTGCGGCAAGCTGAAGAAGGACGACGATCTCAAGAACGTTCCCATCGTCATCATCGGAAATCCGGACGGTTTTGCCGCCCACCGCAAGCTCAGGGCCCACGCGGACGAGTATGTCGCCAAGCCCGTGGACTCGGAGCTGTTGGTGGAGCGCGTAGGCGCGCTGATCGGCTTCCCGGACACGGTGATGGGCGAGGTGGTGGAGAACGAGGGCCTCACGCTCGACGGTCTGGCGGACGAGCCGATGTCCGACGATGAGCCGATCGTCACCGGCGAGAGCGCCGAGGAGATCGCCGTCGAGGAAGCCTCCAGCTCATCGGGCGAAGAGCTGGACATGCTCGACGCGGCCTTCAACGACATGTCCGACGGGGGCGTTCCTGAGGACGAGGAGCCCGTGGTGGCGCCCGTGGACTCCGAGGGGGAAGAGGATCTCTCTTCTCTCGACAACCTCGGCATGGACTCCGAGGACGCCCTGGATGCCCTCGGGGATGAGGCGGACGAGAAGACCCAGATCGGGTTTCTCTCGCCCCTTCATGAGCCTGAGATCGTCACGCCCAAGCCCACCGCGCCTGCCCCTCGCCCCGCCCCGGTGGCCACGGCCCCTGTCCCCGCGCGTGTCTCGAGCCCTGCTGCGCCCGTGACGTCGGCGGCGGACGCCGCAGAGCTCCGCAACCTGCGCGCCAAGGTCGCGGAACTTCAGAGCGCCCTTGAGGACGCCCAGTCCCAGACCTCCTCGGCGGAGGGCCGGGTGCAGGAGCTGGAATCCCAGTTGGAGACGCAGACGACAGAGCTGGAGACGGCCCGCGCCTCCGCCGGCAAGAACGACAAGGACACCTTCGCGCTCCGCGATGCGGTCAACAAGAAGGACAAGGAGATCCTCCGGCTCAAGAGCGAGTTGAACCTCCGAGAGCAGGAGAAGGACCGGGAGATCTCCCGTATCAAGGGCGAGCTGACCCAGAAGGAGCACGACTTCGTCGAGCTGCAGGACAAGCAACTCGAGCTGGAGCGGCAGACCACCGATTCGGCCGCGGAGCTGGCGCGCCGGGACGCACAGATCAAGACGCTGACCACCAAGGCCGATCAGCTCGCCGCCGACCGCAAGAAGGTGGACCAGCAGCTGCTCGCCGCCAAGGAGGAAGCGCGCGGAGCCACCTCGAAGCTCACTGCCTTGCAGGCCGAGGTGGACTCGCACCAGGAGCAGCAGAGCGCCGCGCAGGCGGAGCTGGAGGAGCTGCGCGGACGGACAGATCAGCTCGAAGCGTCGCTCCAGGCCGCCCAGGGCGAGTCCGAGGAGCTGCGCGGCCAGTTGGAAGCCTCCCGCCAGGAGGCCAGCGACGTGCAGGGCCAGCTCGAGCAGGCACAGTCGGAACTCTCCAGCCAGGCCGCCCAGGCCGCCGAGGAGACCGAGGGCCTGCGCAAGCGCATCTCCGAGTTGGAAGAGGCCGCGGTGCGCAGCGAGGAGCGTGTCACGAAGCTCTACTCGCGCATCAAGAACGACGAGAAGCTGCGCGAGCGTGCCAAGAAGGCGCTGGGAATCGCCCAGCAGCTCCTGGACGAGCCCTCCTCCTCGCTGGACGAAGCCGCGGCCTGA
- the coaA gene encoding type I pantothenate kinase, which yields MFSSSSSPSLYVDFGREEWRALRAATPLPLSEEEVEQLRGLGEQLDLNEVVDVYLPLSRLLNLNVAATQNLWTAQQSFLGGFAQKVPFVIGIAGSVAVGKSTTARILQALLGRWPDHPRVELVTTDGFLFPNNVLTKRGLMKRKGFPESYDRRALVRFLADLKSGRSEVTTSIYSHHTYDIVPGEVKTIRQPDILILEGLNVLQTGPTDAESIPRIFLSDFFDFSIYVDANEQDIRRWYVNRFLRLWDTAFHDEKSFFRSFTKLTREEAIARAETLWEEINGPNLAQNIAPTRSRARLILAKGPDHKVSRIRMRKL from the coding sequence ATGTTCAGCTCGAGTTCGAGCCCGTCCCTGTATGTCGATTTTGGCAGAGAGGAGTGGCGGGCCCTGCGGGCGGCCACGCCGCTGCCGCTCTCAGAGGAGGAGGTCGAACAACTGAGGGGCCTGGGGGAGCAGCTTGATCTCAATGAAGTCGTTGACGTCTATCTGCCGCTGTCGCGTCTGCTGAACCTCAACGTCGCCGCGACGCAGAACCTGTGGACGGCCCAGCAGTCCTTCCTGGGGGGCTTCGCCCAGAAAGTCCCCTTCGTCATCGGCATTGCCGGCAGTGTCGCGGTGGGCAAGAGCACCACGGCGCGCATCCTCCAGGCGTTGCTGGGTCGCTGGCCGGATCATCCGCGCGTGGAGCTCGTCACCACCGACGGCTTCCTGTTTCCCAACAACGTGCTGACCAAGCGCGGCCTCATGAAGCGCAAGGGGTTCCCCGAGAGCTACGATCGGCGCGCGCTGGTGCGCTTCCTGGCCGATCTGAAGTCGGGCCGGTCCGAGGTCACCACCTCCATCTACTCGCACCACACCTACGACATCGTCCCGGGCGAGGTGAAGACGATCCGCCAGCCGGACATCCTCATCCTGGAGGGGCTCAACGTGTTGCAGACGGGGCCCACGGACGCCGAGTCCATACCGCGCATCTTCCTCTCGGACTTCTTCGACTTTTCGATCTACGTGGATGCCAACGAGCAGGACATCCGCCGCTGGTACGTCAACCGCTTCCTGCGGTTATGGGACACGGCCTTCCACGACGAGAAGTCCTTCTTCCGCTCCTTCACCAAGCTGACGCGGGAAGAAGCCATCGCCCGGGCGGAGACCCTGTGGGAGGAGATCAACGGCCCGAACCTGGCTCAGAACATCGCGCCCACCCGCTCTCGGGCACGCCTCATCCTGGCCAAGGGGCCGGACCACAAGGTGAGCCGCATCCGGATGCGCAAACTGTGA
- a CDS encoding type III pantothenate kinase, whose translation MLLAIDVGNTNTVLGAFEGRKLLAHWYLETSARRTPDELGILVRQLFAWSGIDATQVTAVIVSSVVPPLQSNLRRMSETYFKTLPVFVGPGVKTGMPILYDNPREVGADRIVNAVAAFEKHHTGLIVVDFGTATTFDAVSPKGEYLGGAICPGITISMEALFQNASKLPRVEFSRPPHVVGRNTVHSMQSGLVYGFVGMADGLCERMKTELGFPAKIIATGEMAALVAGESKVIQEVDELLMLEGLRIIYGRNYAT comes from the coding sequence ATGCTTCTCGCGATCGACGTCGGGAACACGAACACCGTGCTGGGAGCGTTCGAGGGGCGGAAGCTCCTGGCGCACTGGTACCTGGAGACGAGCGCCCGCCGCACCCCCGACGAGCTTGGCATCCTCGTGCGCCAGCTGTTCGCCTGGAGCGGGATTGATGCCACCCAGGTGACGGCGGTGATCGTCTCCAGCGTGGTGCCTCCGCTCCAGTCCAACCTGAGGAGGATGAGCGAGACCTACTTCAAGACGCTGCCGGTCTTCGTCGGGCCGGGCGTGAAGACGGGCATGCCCATCCTCTATGACAACCCGCGCGAGGTGGGCGCCGACCGCATCGTCAACGCGGTGGCGGCCTTCGAGAAGCACCACACCGGGCTCATCGTCGTGGACTTCGGCACGGCGACCACGTTCGACGCCGTATCGCCCAAGGGCGAGTACCTGGGCGGCGCCATCTGTCCCGGGATTACCATCTCCATGGAGGCGCTCTTCCAGAATGCCTCCAAGCTGCCCCGGGTGGAGTTCTCCCGGCCGCCGCACGTGGTGGGCCGCAACACGGTGCACTCCATGCAGTCGGGCCTCGTCTACGGATTCGTGGGCATGGCCGATGGCCTGTGCGAGCGCATGAAGACCGAGCTGGGCTTTCCCGCGAAGATCATCGCCACCGGAGAGATGGCGGCGCTCGTCGCGGGGGAGTCGAAGGTCATCCAGGAAGTGGACGAGCTCCTCATGCTCGAGGGGCTGCGCATCATCTACGGAAGGAACTACGCGACATGA
- a CDS encoding biotin--[acetyl-CoA-carboxylase] ligase has product MPETPETQEELILGFLSEGGEDFTSGEALSSKLGLSRTAVWKHVEGLRSKGYRIEAIPARGYRLTEVPDRLTPLELNPLLATRDLGRTLHCHGTLASTNELAFRLAHEGAEHGEVVVAEQQTAGKGRRGRVWVSPPGLNLYFSAILRPELPPQHAPELTLVAAVALAETLRETGAEAAIKWPNDVQIDGRKVAGILTEMSAEPERVHFVVLGIGVNLNARREHFPEELRELATSLSLELGRPVPRASFAAALWLRLEEWLGRHQEKGFGPVRQRWKELSCTLGQDVLVRTARLEFRGMAEDVDESGALLVRTPGGSIERVLAGDVEQLRPRVKGGA; this is encoded by the coding sequence ATGCCCGAAACGCCCGAGACGCAGGAAGAGCTCATCCTGGGCTTTCTCTCCGAGGGAGGTGAGGACTTCACCTCTGGGGAGGCGCTCTCCAGCAAGCTGGGGCTCTCCCGTACCGCCGTGTGGAAGCACGTGGAGGGGCTGCGCAGCAAAGGCTACCGCATCGAGGCGATTCCAGCCCGGGGCTACCGGTTGACCGAGGTGCCAGACCGGTTGACGCCGCTGGAGTTGAACCCGCTGCTCGCCACCCGGGATCTGGGCCGTACCCTGCATTGCCACGGCACGCTGGCCTCCACGAACGAGCTGGCCTTCCGGCTCGCCCATGAAGGCGCGGAGCACGGCGAGGTGGTGGTGGCGGAGCAGCAGACGGCAGGCAAGGGGCGGCGGGGCCGGGTGTGGGTGTCGCCTCCGGGGCTCAACCTCTACTTCTCGGCCATCCTGCGGCCGGAGCTGCCCCCGCAGCACGCCCCGGAGCTGACACTGGTGGCGGCGGTGGCGCTGGCGGAGACCCTGCGCGAGACGGGGGCCGAGGCGGCCATCAAGTGGCCCAATGATGTGCAGATCGACGGGCGCAAGGTGGCGGGCATCCTCACGGAGATGTCCGCGGAGCCCGAGCGCGTGCACTTCGTGGTGCTGGGCATCGGCGTGAACCTCAATGCCCGGCGTGAGCACTTCCCCGAGGAGCTCCGGGAGCTGGCCACCTCGCTTTCCCTGGAGCTCGGTCGGCCGGTGCCTCGGGCCTCCTTCGCCGCGGCGCTGTGGCTGCGGTTGGAAGAGTGGCTGGGAAGGCACCAGGAGAAGGGCTTCGGGCCCGTGCGGCAGCGCTGGAAGGAGCTGTCCTGCACGCTGGGCCAGGACGTGCTGGTGCGCACGGCCCGGCTCGAGTTCCGGGGAATGGCCGAGGATGTGGACGAATCGGGGGCCCTGCTGGTGCGCACGCCCGGCGGTTCGATCGAGCGGGTGCTCGCCGGGGACGTGGAGCAATTGCGGCCCCGGGTGAAGGGCGGCGCCTGA
- a CDS encoding homoserine dehydrogenase, with the protein MKEIGIALLGLGNVGLGTYRILADHARDIERRLGARVRVRHILGREGGRARPEEVPAALFTPNIETILADPEVAVVVELMGGLTPAREYLERSIASGRHVVTANKALLTTHGEALFSQALARGVDLHFEGAVCGGIPIIRTLREALAADRVSSIHGIVNGTTNFILSAMADERATYADALARAQKLGYAEADPTLDVSGMDAAQKLCLLASLAFATRVSPQDVHVEGITSLLPLDISLGSEAGYVLKLLAIAQRSSEGLDVRVHPAFIPSASPLADVRGAFNAVLLQSAALGASLFSGLGAGSLPTGSAVVADIIDICRNLLAGVSGRLPMLCSPYLQEAPRVPAIQRRGPFYLRFSVSDEPGVLGSIATILGERGVSLASVLQRPARPEDPHATIVVFTHTTREQDVQAAVQWIDALKSTRAPTQVIRIEEGPGVLRAGG; encoded by the coding sequence ATGAAAGAGATCGGAATCGCGCTGCTGGGCCTGGGCAATGTGGGGTTGGGGACGTACCGGATCCTCGCGGATCATGCCCGGGACATCGAACGCCGCTTGGGCGCGCGGGTGCGGGTGCGCCACATTCTTGGGCGGGAGGGAGGCCGGGCGCGGCCCGAGGAGGTGCCGGCGGCACTGTTCACCCCGAACATCGAGACCATCCTGGCCGATCCCGAGGTGGCGGTGGTCGTCGAGCTGATGGGTGGCCTGACGCCCGCGCGCGAGTACCTGGAGCGGTCCATCGCCTCGGGGCGGCATGTCGTCACCGCCAACAAGGCCCTGCTCACCACGCACGGCGAGGCGCTCTTTTCGCAAGCCCTTGCCCGGGGCGTGGACCTGCACTTCGAGGGGGCCGTGTGCGGCGGCATTCCCATCATCCGGACCCTGCGCGAGGCGCTCGCCGCGGACCGGGTGTCCTCCATCCACGGCATCGTCAACGGGACGACCAACTTCATCCTCTCGGCCATGGCCGATGAGCGGGCGACCTACGCGGATGCGCTCGCCCGGGCCCAAAAGTTGGGGTACGCGGAGGCGGATCCCACGCTGGATGTGAGCGGGATGGATGCGGCGCAGAAGCTCTGCCTGCTGGCCTCGCTGGCGTTTGCCACGCGCGTCTCTCCCCAGGATGTGCACGTGGAGGGCATCACCTCCTTGCTGCCGCTGGACATCAGTCTCGGCAGCGAGGCGGGCTATGTCCTCAAGCTGCTGGCCATTGCTCAGCGCTCCTCCGAAGGGCTGGACGTGCGGGTACACCCGGCCTTCATTCCGTCCGCCAGTCCGCTGGCGGATGTGCGGGGCGCCTTCAATGCGGTGCTGCTCCAGTCGGCGGCGCTCGGCGCGTCGTTGTTCTCCGGGCTGGGGGCAGGCTCGCTGCCGACTGGCAGCGCGGTGGTGGCGGACATCATCGACATCTGCCGCAACCTGCTCGCGGGCGTCTCCGGCCGGCTGCCCATGCTGTGCTCGCCGTACCTCCAGGAGGCTCCGCGCGTGCCCGCCATCCAGCGCCGGGGGCCCTTCTACCTGCGCTTCTCCGTGAGCGATGAGCCGGGTGTCCTGGGCAGCATCGCCACCATCTTGGGCGAGCGGGGGGTGAGCCTGGCCTCGGTGCTCCAGCGTCCGGCCCGGCCCGAGGATCCGCACGCCACCATTGTCGTCTTTACACACACCACCCGCGAGCAGGACGTACAGGCCGCAGTGCAGTGGATCGACGCGCTGAAGAGTACGCGGGCGCCTACCCAGGTCATTCGCATCGAGGAGGGGCCGGGGGTGCTCCGGGCGGGCGGGTAG